From the Raphanus sativus cultivar WK10039 unplaced genomic scaffold, ASM80110v3 Scaffold0457, whole genome shotgun sequence genome, one window contains:
- the LOC108846781 gene encoding em-like protein GEA6 gives MSSQQEKKQLDERAKKGETVVQGGTGGKSFEAQQHLAEGRSRGGTTRKEQLGTEGYQQMGRKGGTRTGKAGGEDDEDEGEEMDEPTSRTRT, from the exons ATGTCGTCTCAACAGGAGAAAAAACAGCTCGACGAGCGGGCTAAGAAGGGAGAAACCGTCGTGCAAGGCGGTACTGGAGGCAAAAGCTTCGAAGCTCAACAGCATCTAGCTGAAG GGAGGAGCCGAGGAGGGACTACAAGGAAGGAGCAGTTAGGAACTGAAGGATATCAACAGATGGGACGCAAAGGAGGTACGAGAACTGGAAAGGCTGGTGGGGAAGACGATGAGGATGAAGGAGAGGAGATGGACGAACCCACATCAAGGACCAGGACTTAA